In a genomic window of Magnolia sinica isolate HGM2019 chromosome 14, MsV1, whole genome shotgun sequence:
- the LOC131225399 gene encoding xylan glycosyltransferase MUCI21-like gives MTQPYRMKGLLFPTQSISLSPSSQGKKVNIRPFRFLPLLLLFLYAASSILNLAATHPSNPIVETSKVFDSLKTHISPKEKRLEVHEEKGSKTSIACSSFIDGEVDKRNVVHQNGFLCCDRSNQRTDICYLRGKIQTDSPSSSIIIHNSAKEACEIQKIRPYTRKWETSIMETIDEIALKLMNGSEASHRHCDVIHAVPAVVFSTGGYTGNVYHEFNDGLLPLYITSERFEGEVVFVVVEYHEWWMSKYGGIVRKLTNYQVVDFKKDKRLHCFNEMIVGLKIHGELSITPSSGTGKGIQDFQTLIGEGLLGLTTTKQAQLLPTIHKRPKLVIFTRNKSRVMMNLREIVRTCQRIGFDVHLVNPNRNTQLADIHRLLNSADAMIGVHGAAMTHFLFMRPTSIFIQIVPLGLKWAAEEYYGEPAKKLGLEYMEYTIGTDESSLSRLYGHNDPVLMDPQVVNGKGWAETKRIYLENQNVRLDIKRFRRLLEKAYSHIVKLHLRSHDHSRT, from the exons ATGACTCAACCATATAGAATGAAGGGTCTTCTATTCCCCACCCAATCCATCTCCCTTTCACCGTCTTCTCAAGGAAAGAAAGTGAACATTCGCCCATTTCGCTTCCTTCCCTTGCTCTTGTTGTTTCTCTATGCAGCTAGTTCGATTTTGAATCTAGCTGCAACACATCCATCAAATCCCA TTGTGGAAACAAGCAAGGTTTTCGATTCCTTGAAGACGCATATCTCACCGAAGGAAAAACGCCTTGAAGTCCATGAAGAGAAAGGTTCCAAGACTTCCATTGCTTGTTCATCTTTCATTGATG GTGAAGTAGACAAAAGGAACgtagtccatcaaaatggattcCTTTGCTGCGACCGTTCGAATCAAAGAACGGACATTTGCTACCTGAGAGGCAAAATTCAAACGGATTCACCTTCATCTTCCATCATCATACATAATTCAGCGAAAGAAGCGTGTGAGATTCAAAAGATAAGGCCTTACACTCGAAAATGGGAAACGTCGATCATGGAAACGATCGATGAGATTGCACTCAAGCTCATGAACGGAAGCGAAGCAAGCCACCGACATTGCGACGTCATCCATGCAGTCCCTGCCGTGGTGTTCTCGACAGGTGGTTATACAGGGAATGTGTATCACGAATTCAATGATGGGCTGCTTCCACTCTACATAACGAGTGAGAGGTTTGAAGGAGAGGTGGTGTTTGTGGTGGTGGAGTATCATGAATGGTGGATGAGCAAATATGGAGGAATAGTAAGGAAGCTTACTAACTATCAGGTGGTGGATTTCAAGAAGGATAAGAGGCTTCATTGCTTTAATGAGATGATCGTAGGGCTGAAAATTCACGGAGAGTTGAGCATCACTCCATCATCAG GTACAGGCAAAGGAATACAAGATTTCCAAACACTCATTGGTGAAGGATTGCTAGGATTGACTACAACAAAGCAAGCACAACTCCTCCCTACTATCCACAAAAGGCCCAAACTGGTAATCTTCACGCGAAACAAATCAAGGGTCATGATGAACCTAAGGGAAATTGTAAGGACATGTCAACGGATAGGATTCGACGTGCACCTTGTCAATCCAAACAGAAACACCCAACTAGCCGATATACACCGCCTCCTCAATTCCGCGGACGCAATGATCGGCGTCCATGGTGCAGCCATGACTCATTTCCTCTTCATGCGGCCTACTTCAATCTTCATACAGATTGTTCCACTTGGTTTGAAGTGGGCCGCGGAAGAGTATTACGGAGAGCCAGCTAAGAAGCTTGGATTGGAGTATATGGAGTATACGATCGGCACCGATGAGAGCTCCCTTTCGAGGCTGTATGGCCACAACGATCCTGTTTTAATGGACCCTCAAGTAGTGAACGGTAAAGGATGGGCTGAGACTAAGAGGATTTATCTTGAGAATCAGAATGTAAGATTAGATATCAAGAGATTCCGAAGATTGCTTGAGAAGGCTTATTCTCATATCGTTAAGTTGCATTTGAGGTCCCATGATCATTCCCGTACGTGA